In Ischnura elegans chromosome 6, ioIscEleg1.1, whole genome shotgun sequence, one genomic interval encodes:
- the LOC124161360 gene encoding phospholipase B1, membrane-associated-like, with translation MTGKFNVLRDSVLEDLPPFTGIDTRNLRYPQNNPYREPIQDRIPPWIPHPCEVDPEGAGWRSESRPTTVHKLRPGDIDVIAAIGDSLTAGNSAREIYPFGVIIQDRGVSMTGGGVGTWREITTLPNLIKIFNPNVIGFAKGRGDFLSYNAQLNVAIPSAIDDDIHNQVRLLIKKMKRDKRIDFNNDWKLLTILIGHNDLCSYHCFDREKHSSRQHFLHLQKALDYLYKHVPKMYVNLLSILDPTISARIPSSLTCEVIRRVFCSCLYVSPNFEGTKVNISSQVREYQAVEEELTLSGRYEGREDFAVTFQPFPAILNGPTKSGEPENPQLVRYLMERLPIWTKECFHLNQRGLATASILLWNNMLEPVGAKSRTLDDILIDEYKCPTTRAPYFFTNKNSETFYWEGYQ, from the exons ATGACAGGGAAATTTAATGTCCTCAGGGATTCTGTCCTGGAGGATCTTCCACCATTCACTGGGATC gacaCGAGAAACCTGAGGTATCCACAGAACAACCCTTACAGAGAACCGATTCAAGACAGGATACCGCCGTGGATACCGCACCCTTGCGAAGTCGACCCTGAGGGAGCAGGATGGCGATCCGAGAGCCGGCCGACCACTGTCCACAAGCTGCGACCAGGAGATATCGACGTCATCGCTGCCATTGGTGACTCACTGACCGCGGGGAATTCTGCGAGGGAGATTTACCCTTTCGGTGTCATAATTCAGGACAGAGGCGTATCCATGACAGGAG GAGGTGTCGGAACATGGCGTGAAATCACTACCCTGCCGAATCTAATTAAGATTTTCAACCCTAATGTGATTGGTTTCGCTAAAGGAAGAGGAGATTTTTTGTCATATAATGCTCAGCTAAACGTCGCTATCCCAAGTGCGATAGACGACGATATTCATAACCAAGTGCGGCTATTGATAAAGAAAATGAAGAGAGACAAGAGAATTGACTTCAACAATGACTGGAAG CTCCTCACCATTCTTATTGGACACAATGACCTCTGCTCCTATCATTGTTTTGATCGAGAGAAGCACTCCTCACGACAGCATTTTCTTCACTTACAAAAGGCGCTGGACTACTTGTACAAACATGTGCCCAAAATGTACGTGAACCTGCTGTCCATTTTAG ATCCAACTATCTCGGCGAGGATTCCAAGTTCATTGACATGCGAAGTTATTCGTCGTGTGTTCTGTTCCTGCTTGTACGTTAGCCCTAATTTTGAGGGGACCAAGGTCAACATTAGTTCACAAGTCCGAGAGTATCAAGCAGTTGAAGAAGAACTG ACCTTAAGTGGAAGATACGAGGGTAGAGAAGATTTTGCGGTGACTTTTCAGCCCTTTCCTGCCATTCTCAACGGTCCAACTAAATCAGGCGAGCCAGAAAACCCACAACTTGTACGATATTTGATGGAGAGACTTCCTATTTGGACGAAGGAGTGCTTCCATCTGAACCAAAGAGGATTGGCAACAG CGTCCATTCTTCTGTGGAATAACATGCTGGAGCCTGTTGGAGCCAAATCAAGGACATTGGATGATATCCTGATAGATGAATACAAATGCCCAACGACTAGAGCACCATATTTCTTCACTAACAAGAACTCGGAAACCTTTTACTGGGAAGGGTATCAATAA